Proteins encoded in a region of the Zea mays cultivar B73 chromosome 4, Zm-B73-REFERENCE-NAM-5.0, whole genome shotgun sequence genome:
- the LOC100281666 gene encoding oxidoreductase, which produces MGAGNNKRGHPLLRGGSAKRERYTHGFSASQMAALTALCGALVPSLPPADRRNGHHHNPQPEEDGGSSKVVEEFLLASAADPPVPGEVAELMSRKCLPEALALVRAVLWLLGTRLGSLALCGARCLSWRFPFVRRFDELPLEHREAALRRWSRLTLLPPLRMFFLITKVFCLYVFYSWTDENSKNPHWRAIGYSPPPADDEPAPAESERPEKRPLDDGIVETNKENDASLPALLAEKGLRVADDAARNVCRVECDVVIVGSGCGGGVAAAVLAAAGHKVVVIEKGNYFTARDYTAIEAPSMEHLYEGGGFVSTLSASALLLAGSTVGGGTAVNWSACIKTPDDVRGEWARDRGLPLFATGEYAAAMDKVFERLGVTAGCAEEGLQNKVLRKGCERLGYKVESVSRNSSEGHYCGSCGYGCRTGDKRGTDSTWLVDAVSRGAVILTGCKAEKLLLEPGSAADGRAKRCVGVVARSTNPAITRTLEVTARVTVSACGSLLTPVLLRGSGLRNRHIGKNLHLHPTALVWGYFPDTVPDLRGRMYEGGIITSLHKVEGGGPGAPARAILEAPAMGLAGAGTQFPWVSGRDMKERMLRYGRTVHLFSMVRDRGSGTVHGERRVAYHLDATDRENMRDGMRRALRVLAAAGAAEIGTHRSDGQRFACGGATEAALEEFLDGVDVVRGPQSKAEAWTLCCTAHQMGSCRMGATARDGAVDARGESWEAGSLYVCDGSVLPGAVGVNPMVTIQSVAYCLATGIAESLRRGPVSRKD; this is translated from the exons ATGGGCGCGGGCAACAACAAGCGGGGACACCCTCTCCTGAGGGGTGGGAGCGCGAAGAGGGAGCGGTACACGCACGGCTTCTCGGCGTCCCAGATGGCCGCGCTCACCGCCCTCTGCGGCGCGCTGGTGCCGTCCCTGCCGCCGGCGGACCGCCGGAACGGTCACCACCACAACCCGCAGCCTGAGGaggacggcggcagcagcaaggtcgTGGAGGAGTTCCTCCTCGCGTCGGCCGCCGACCCGCCCGTGCCCGGCGAGGTGGCCGAGCTGATGTCGCGCAAGTGCCTCCCCGAGGCGCTGGCTCTGGTGCGCGCGGTGCTGTGGCTGCTGGGCACGCGGCTCGGCTCGCTGGCGCTGTGCGGGGCGCGGTGCCTGTCGTGGCGGTTCCCGTTCGTGCGCCGGTTCGACGAGCTGCCCCTGGAGCACCGGGAGGCCGCGCTCCGGCGGTGGAGCCGGCTGACCCTGCTCCCGCCGCTGCGCATGTTCTTCCTCATCACCAAGGTCTTCTGCCTCTACGTTTTCTACTCCTGG ACCGACGAGAACTCAAAGAATCCGCACTGGCGCGCGATCGGGTACAGCCCGCCCCCGGCGGACGACGAGCCGGCGCCGGCGGAATCAGAACGTCCCGAGAAGCGTCCCCTGGACGACGGCATCGTTGAGACGAACAAGGAGAACGACGCGTCCCTGCCCGCGTTGCTAGCCGAGAAGGGCCTCAGGGTGGCCGATGACGCGGCGCGGAACGTGTGCAGGGTCGAGTGCGACGTCGTCATCGTCGGGTCCGGCTGCGGCGGGGGCGTGGCGGCAGCGGTGCTCGCGGCGGCGGGGCACAAGGTGGTCGTCATCGAGAAGGGGAACTACTTCACGGCGCGGGATTACACGGCCATCGAGGCGCCGTCGATGGAGCACCTCTACGAGGGCGGAGGGTTCGTCAGCACGCTCAGCGCCAGCGCGCTGCTCCTGGCAGGCTCGACGGTCGGCGGCGGCACGGCGGTCAACTGGTCGGCCTGCATCAAGACCCCCGACGACGTTCGCGGGGAGTGGGCGCGCGACCGGGGGCTCCCGCTGTTCGCCACCGGCGAGTACGCCGCCGCCATGGACAAGGTGTTCGAGCGGCTCGGCGTGACGGCCGGTTGTGCGGAGGAGGGGCTCCAGAACAAGGTCCTCCGCAAGGGGTGCGAGAGGCTCGGGTACAAGGTGGAGTCGGTGTCGAGGAACTCGTCGGAGGGGCACTACTGCGGCAGCTGCGGCTACGGCTGCCGCACCGGCGACAAGCGCGGCACGGACAGCACGTGGCTCGTCGACGCGGTGAGCCGcggcgcggtgatcctgacggggTGCAAGGCCGAGAAGCTGCTGCTGGAGCCTGGCAGTGCCGCGGACGGCAGGGCGAAGCGATGCGTCGGCGTGGTGGCGAGGAGCACCAACCCGGCGATCACGAGGACGCTGGAGGTGACCGCCAGGGTGACAGTCTCGGCGTGCGGGTCTCTCCTGACGCCGGTGCTGCTGCGCGGGAGCGGGCTCCGCAACCGGCATATCGGGAAGAACCTCCACCTCCACCCGACGGCCCTGGTGTGGGGCTACTTCCCGGACACCGTGCCGGACCTCAGGGGCAGGATGTACGAGGGCGGCATCATCACGTCCCTGCACAAGGTGGAAGGCGGCGGTCCGGGCGCGCCGGCCCGCGCCATCCTCGAGGCGCCGGCGATGGGCCTGGCCGGCGCGGGGACGCAGTTCCCCTGGGTGTCCGGGCGCGACATGAAGGAGCGGATGCTCAGGTACGGGCGCACGGTGCACCTCTTCTCCATGGTGAGGGACCGCGGGTCCGGCACCGTGCACGGCGAGCGGCGGGTGGCGTACCACCTGGACGCCACGGACCGGGAGAACATGCGCGACGGCATGCGGCGCGCGCTGCGCGTCCTGGCCGCGGCGGGCGCGGCGGAGATCGGCACCCACCGCAGCGACGGGCAGCGGTTCGCGTGCGGGGGCGCCACGGAGGCCGCGCTGGAGGAGTTCCTGGACGGCGTGGACGTGGTGCGCGGGCCCCAGTCGAAGGCCGAGGCGTGGACCCTGTGCTGCACCGCGCACCAGATGGGCAGCTGCCGGATGGGCGCCACGGCCCGGGACGGCGCCGTGGACGCGCGCGGCGAGAGCTGGGAGGCCGGGAGCCTGTACGTGTGCGACGGCAGCGTCCTGCCCGGCGCCGTGGGCGTCAACCCTATGGTCACCATCCAGTCCGTGGCCTACTGCCTCGCCACGGGCATCGCCGAGTCGCTCAGGCGCGGCCCGGTTTCACGAAAGGATTGA